Proteins encoded by one window of Enterobacter pseudoroggenkampii:
- the fimI gene encoding type 1 fimbrial protein subunit FimI gives MTRTGTLLLLTLAMACPASAHTVVIEGGKVHLRGELVNGGCAVAPDSQNMRIDMGQYRTNSFSGVGSFSTVNVPFTVRLLDCSVDVSRTVGIQFQGVTPAEDPQVFLATSRPGETPVSSGVGLALFDEQQRQIIPNATAISWLPIETRELAFHFSARYRAISEHLEPGKIQSDVWFTLIYP, from the coding sequence ATGACAAGGACTGGAACACTACTGCTGTTAACCCTTGCGATGGCTTGCCCGGCTTCGGCGCATACCGTGGTGATCGAAGGTGGCAAGGTTCATCTCCGGGGTGAACTGGTGAACGGCGGCTGCGCTGTGGCGCCCGACAGTCAGAACATGCGCATCGACATGGGGCAGTATCGAACCAACTCATTTTCCGGCGTGGGCAGTTTTTCCACGGTGAATGTGCCTTTCACCGTGCGGCTGCTGGACTGCAGCGTTGATGTTTCGCGCACCGTGGGGATCCAGTTTCAGGGCGTCACACCCGCAGAGGATCCGCAGGTCTTTCTGGCGACATCGCGGCCGGGTGAAACACCTGTCAGCAGCGGCGTCGGGCTGGCGCTCTTTGACGAACAGCAGCGTCAGATTATCCCAAACGCCACGGCCATCAGCTGGCTGCCGATCGAAACTCGCGAGCTCGCGTTCCATTTTAGCGCTCGCTATCGGGCTATTTCCGAACATCTCGAGCCAGGCAAAATTCAGTCGGATGTCTGGTTTACGTTGATTTATCCATAA
- the fimC gene encoding type 1 fimbria chaperone FimC, which produces MNTLIKPGLFLSFILMMVSACANASGGIALGATRVIYPAEAKQTSLAITNSNKQERYLINAWIENANGQKEKTFAVTPPLFVSEPNSENTLRIIYAGPALPADRESLFYMNVKAIPSVNKAKTENNNVLQLAILSRIKLFVRPNNLAMQPEEALSQLRFERAGNHLKVSNASPYYITLVNLKLGGQQLDNLMVAPKSSAQQVLPAGASGTLSWQSVNDYGAITPARSVNL; this is translated from the coding sequence ATGAATACCCTAATTAAACCAGGACTTTTTTTATCGTTTATTTTGATGATGGTTTCTGCCTGCGCAAATGCATCCGGCGGTATTGCGCTGGGGGCCACGCGCGTTATTTATCCGGCAGAGGCGAAGCAAACGTCGCTGGCGATCACCAACAGCAACAAACAGGAACGCTATTTAATTAACGCGTGGATCGAAAATGCGAATGGGCAAAAAGAAAAAACCTTTGCCGTCACGCCGCCCCTGTTTGTTAGCGAGCCGAACAGTGAAAACACGCTGCGTATTATTTACGCCGGGCCGGCGCTGCCTGCCGACCGCGAATCGCTGTTTTACATGAACGTGAAGGCGATCCCGTCAGTGAACAAAGCCAAAACGGAAAACAATAACGTGCTGCAGCTGGCGATCCTCTCGCGCATCAAGCTGTTTGTACGCCCTAACAACCTGGCGATGCAGCCGGAAGAGGCGCTTTCCCAGCTGCGGTTCGAACGCGCGGGTAACCACCTCAAAGTTAGCAACGCGTCCCCGTATTACATCACCCTCGTCAATCTGAAGCTGGGCGGGCAGCAGCTGGATAACCTAATGGTTGCGCCGAAAAGCTCGGCTCAGCAGGTGCTGCCAGCCGGTGCCAGCGGTACGCTTTCCTGGCAGAGCGTGAATGACTACGGTGCCATCACCCCGGCGCGTAGCGTCAACCTGTGA
- a CDS encoding fimbrial biogenesis usher protein yields the protein MKNHQRRYCPVALALMAALWPQAGWSESYFNPAFLSDDTASVADLSRFEQGHQQAPGVYRVDIWRNDEFIGTQDVRFEQAENTPPVAGGLSACITRAMLDRFGVNVAAFPELAKVQGETCVPLATAIPGSETVFNFASQRLDVSLPQVALQNSARGYIPPEQWDEGIPAALVNYSFTGNRGSEDDSYYLNLQSGLNYGAWRLRNNGAWRYTQNNGQRHSEWQNIGTWAQRTVIPLKSELVLGDSNTGNDVFDSMGFRGGRLFSSDSMYPDSLQGYAPTVRGIARTPAKVVVRQNGYVIYQSYVQPGAFAITDLNPTSSSGDLEVTVEEKDGTQQRYTVPYSTVPLLQREGRWKYDLVAGDYRSGNSDQDTPFFTQGTLITGLANGYTLYGGTQLASRYTAVAVGAGKNLGDWGAVSLDITHARSQLADDSKHEGQSLRFLYAKSLNGFGTNFQLLGYRYSTKGFYTLDDVAWRSMEGYQYADSQNDNDVPDVQSYHNLTWNKKGRFQLNVSQSLGDYGSVYISGSEQTYWGTDETNLWYQLGYAGGVKGINYSVSWSWNKSVGIDGTDRIASFNVSVPFSLFTRQGYRRDSAIDRAYATASASRNSDGDTSWQTGVSGTLLEDRNLNYSVTQGHTSTNGASGSASANWQATYGTLGVGYNYSDDQHDLNWQLSGGVVGHADGVTFSQPLGDTNVLIKAPGASGVSIENQTGVKTDWRGYAVMPYATVYRYNRVALDTNTMSNNTDIENNVSSVVPTKGALVRASFDTRIGVRALLTVMRGNQPVPFGAVVRETRSGVTSMVGDDGQIYLSGLPLEGELLIQWGDGAQSQCRAPYSLSEQSLQQAITLKGISCD from the coding sequence ATGAAAAACCACCAGAGACGTTACTGCCCGGTTGCGCTGGCGCTGATGGCTGCGCTCTGGCCGCAGGCTGGCTGGAGCGAAAGCTATTTCAACCCGGCCTTTTTGTCCGACGACACCGCCAGCGTGGCGGATTTGTCGCGTTTTGAACAAGGACATCAGCAGGCACCCGGCGTTTATCGCGTGGATATCTGGCGCAACGATGAGTTTATCGGTACCCAGGACGTGCGTTTTGAGCAGGCCGAGAACACGCCGCCGGTGGCGGGCGGTTTATCGGCCTGCATTACGCGCGCGATGCTTGACCGCTTTGGCGTCAACGTTGCGGCGTTTCCCGAGCTGGCTAAGGTGCAGGGCGAGACCTGCGTTCCGCTGGCTACGGCCATACCCGGCAGCGAAACGGTATTCAACTTTGCCTCACAGCGTCTGGACGTCAGCCTGCCGCAGGTGGCGTTGCAGAACAGCGCCCGGGGGTATATTCCGCCCGAACAGTGGGATGAAGGCATTCCCGCCGCGCTGGTGAACTACAGCTTCACCGGTAACCGGGGAAGCGAAGACGACAGCTATTATCTGAACCTGCAAAGCGGGTTGAACTATGGCGCCTGGCGTTTACGTAACAACGGCGCATGGCGGTACACGCAGAATAACGGGCAGCGGCACAGCGAGTGGCAGAATATTGGCACCTGGGCGCAGCGCACCGTTATCCCGCTGAAAAGTGAACTGGTGCTGGGCGACAGCAATACCGGCAATGACGTCTTCGACAGCATGGGGTTCCGCGGCGGGCGGCTCTTCTCGTCTGACAGCATGTACCCGGACAGCCTGCAGGGCTACGCGCCGACCGTGCGCGGGATCGCCCGTACGCCCGCCAAAGTGGTGGTTCGCCAGAATGGCTACGTTATCTATCAAAGCTATGTCCAGCCGGGCGCATTTGCCATTACCGATCTTAACCCGACCTCCTCAAGCGGTGACCTGGAGGTCACGGTCGAAGAGAAAGACGGCACCCAGCAGCGCTATACCGTGCCGTACTCCACCGTGCCGCTTCTGCAGCGTGAAGGGCGCTGGAAGTACGACCTCGTCGCGGGGGATTACCGCAGCGGTAACAGCGATCAGGACACGCCGTTCTTCACCCAGGGAACCCTGATTACCGGTCTTGCCAACGGTTACACGCTCTACGGCGGGACACAGCTGGCGTCACGCTATACCGCGGTGGCCGTCGGGGCCGGAAAAAACCTGGGTGACTGGGGCGCGGTCTCGCTCGATATCACCCACGCCCGCAGCCAGCTTGCGGACGACAGCAAGCATGAAGGGCAGTCTCTGCGCTTCCTCTATGCGAAATCCCTTAACGGCTTCGGCACCAACTTCCAGCTGCTGGGCTACCGCTACTCCACGAAAGGCTTTTACACCCTCGACGATGTCGCCTGGCGCTCAATGGAAGGCTATCAGTATGCCGATAGCCAGAACGATAACGATGTTCCAGACGTGCAGAGTTATCACAACCTGACGTGGAATAAAAAAGGCCGCTTCCAGCTCAACGTATCTCAGTCGCTGGGGGACTACGGCTCGGTCTATATCTCCGGTAGCGAGCAGACCTACTGGGGAACCGACGAGACGAACCTCTGGTACCAGTTGGGCTATGCGGGCGGCGTGAAGGGGATCAACTACTCCGTTTCGTGGTCGTGGAACAAATCCGTTGGGATAGACGGCACCGATCGGATCGCGTCATTTAACGTCTCCGTGCCGTTCAGCCTCTTTACCCGTCAGGGCTATCGCCGGGACAGCGCGATTGACCGCGCCTACGCTACGGCATCCGCCAGTCGAAACAGCGATGGCGACACAAGCTGGCAAACCGGCGTCAGCGGAACGCTGCTGGAGGACCGCAACCTGAACTACAGCGTGACCCAGGGACACACCAGCACCAACGGCGCAAGCGGAAGCGCCAGCGCCAACTGGCAGGCGACTTACGGCACGTTGGGCGTGGGCTACAACTACAGCGACGATCAGCACGATCTCAACTGGCAGCTCTCCGGCGGGGTGGTCGGACACGCCGACGGCGTGACCTTCAGCCAGCCGCTGGGCGATACCAACGTGCTGATCAAAGCGCCGGGAGCATCAGGCGTCAGCATTGAAAACCAGACCGGGGTGAAAACCGACTGGCGAGGCTACGCGGTGATGCCGTATGCCACCGTCTATCGCTACAACCGCGTGGCGCTGGATACCAACACCATGAGCAACAACACCGATATCGAAAACAACGTGAGCAGCGTGGTGCCGACGAAAGGCGCGCTGGTGCGCGCCAGCTTTGATACCCGCATTGGCGTGCGCGCTTTGCTGACGGTGATGCGCGGTAACCAGCCCGTGCCGTTCGGCGCTGTGGTCCGTGAAACCCGAAGCGGTGTCACCAGCATGGTGGGGGATGACGGGCAAATTTACCTGAGTGGGCTGCCGCTGGAAGGCGAACTGCTGATCCAGTGGGGCGACGGGGCGCAGTCCCAGTGTCGCGCACCTTACAGCTTGTCTGAACAGAGCCTGCAACAGGCAATCACACTTAAGGGGATCAGCTGTGATTAA
- the fimH gene encoding type 1 fimbria D-mannose specific adhesin FimH: MIKTQIFALSLLALLPATNAFATVCVNEKGVPTEVHYDLTDKFNSSNNQIGQVVTLSEKSQWVGVNAVCPKGTTGNTTKRSYVTDYPITGTSDGYQYLKLNDYLDGAMKITDSYAGVFYPPKSYIQMGSHPNVSKNKPFGVQDSSLVFRLKVTRRFINMVVIPRATMFRVYVTTTSSDPLTTPVYTISYSGTIQVPQSCAINAGNVVEFDFGDIGASLFSKAGVGNKPEGVSSQSKTIAIKCTNVEANAMLTMRVEAEKVSDNVLVSDNPDVGFIIANESGAPLTPNNLTSKIPFRLDDSAQAQVGIRVWPVSVTGNKPAEGRFTSRGYLRVDYD, translated from the coding sequence GTGATTAAAACCCAAATCTTTGCCTTGTCGCTGCTGGCGTTACTGCCCGCGACAAACGCATTCGCTACCGTGTGCGTCAATGAGAAAGGCGTGCCGACGGAGGTGCATTACGACCTGACGGATAAATTCAATAGCTCGAATAACCAGATTGGACAGGTCGTGACGCTCAGCGAAAAATCGCAGTGGGTAGGGGTGAATGCCGTCTGCCCGAAGGGCACGACCGGGAACACCACCAAGCGCAGCTATGTGACGGATTACCCGATCACCGGGACCAGCGATGGCTACCAGTATCTGAAGCTGAACGACTATCTGGACGGGGCCATGAAAATCACGGACAGCTATGCTGGCGTGTTTTACCCGCCAAAAAGCTATATCCAGATGGGGAGCCATCCTAACGTCTCCAAAAACAAACCGTTTGGCGTTCAGGACTCCAGCCTTGTCTTCCGCCTTAAGGTGACCCGGCGTTTTATCAACATGGTGGTGATCCCGCGCGCCACCATGTTCCGCGTCTACGTCACCACTACCTCCTCCGATCCGCTAACCACGCCGGTCTATACCATTAGCTACAGCGGAACCATTCAGGTGCCGCAAAGCTGCGCCATTAATGCCGGTAACGTGGTGGAGTTTGATTTCGGTGACATTGGCGCCTCTTTGTTCAGCAAGGCGGGCGTGGGTAACAAGCCGGAGGGCGTCTCATCGCAAAGCAAAACCATTGCGATCAAATGCACCAACGTGGAGGCGAACGCCATGCTGACGATGCGCGTCGAGGCGGAAAAAGTCTCTGATAATGTGCTGGTGTCGGATAACCCGGACGTCGGGTTCATCATTGCCAACGAGAGCGGAGCGCCGCTCACGCCTAACAACCTGACAAGCAAAATTCCGTTCCGCCTTGACGACAGCGCGCAGGCGCAGGTGGGGATCCGGGTCTGGCCGGTGAGCGTGACGGGCAATAAGCCAGCGGAAGGGCGTTTCACCTCGCGCGGGTACTTGCGCGTGGATTACGACTAA